One stretch of Rosistilla oblonga DNA includes these proteins:
- a CDS encoding arylsulfatase yields MSSLRAQSNDRPNVLVILTDDQGWGDLSVNGNTNLSTPNIDSLARDGASFDRFYVCPVCSPTRAEFLTGRYHARSGVYSTSAGGERMNLDERTIAETFRDGGYATGAFGKWHNGMQYPYHPNGRGFDEYYGFCSGHWGDYFSPPLDHNGLIVQGDGFCIDDFTNKAIAFMESSVKQNKPFFTYVPFNTPHAPMQVPHPYWDRFKDKPLAMRHRDPQKEDVDFTRAALAMCENIDDNVGRMLAKLDQWQIADNTIVIYFCDNGPNSWRWNEGMKGRKGATDEGGVRSPLFIRWPKSIPAGKQVSQIAAAIDLLPTLAELTGQKVGGSKPLDGRSLAPLLTSDDADWPDRKIVSHWKNKVSVRNQRFRLDNRGELFEIATDPQQRVNVAEKFPEVMAELVAAAESYQTNVAAGYDDDQRPFPIGHADYRYTQVPARDANFNGGIQRSNRFPNCSYLKNWTQTDEVISWDATVGASGIYEVQLHYTCPAEDIGSTIELSFGESKLTCQLTEAHDPPLRGFENDRVKRPESYVKDFKVVTLGRIELTEGPGQLQLKALEIPGDQVMDFRLLFFTKIE; encoded by the coding sequence ATGTCGTCACTTCGGGCCCAGTCCAACGACCGACCCAACGTGCTTGTCATCCTGACCGATGATCAGGGATGGGGCGATCTAAGCGTCAACGGCAACACCAACTTAAGCACTCCCAACATCGACAGCTTGGCCCGCGATGGGGCCAGCTTCGACCGCTTCTACGTCTGCCCAGTCTGCTCGCCAACGCGAGCCGAATTTTTGACGGGGCGCTACCACGCGCGAAGCGGAGTCTACAGTACGTCGGCCGGCGGCGAGCGGATGAATCTCGACGAGCGGACGATCGCGGAGACCTTCCGCGACGGAGGCTACGCGACCGGAGCGTTTGGGAAATGGCACAACGGAATGCAGTATCCCTATCATCCCAACGGCCGCGGATTCGATGAGTATTACGGTTTTTGCAGCGGTCACTGGGGCGATTACTTCAGCCCGCCGTTGGACCATAACGGACTGATCGTTCAAGGCGACGGGTTTTGCATCGACGACTTCACCAACAAAGCGATCGCGTTTATGGAGTCCAGCGTGAAGCAGAACAAACCGTTTTTCACCTACGTGCCGTTCAACACGCCGCACGCTCCGATGCAGGTTCCCCATCCGTATTGGGATCGCTTCAAAGACAAGCCGCTGGCGATGCGTCACCGCGATCCGCAAAAGGAGGACGTCGATTTCACACGTGCCGCGTTGGCGATGTGCGAAAACATCGACGACAACGTCGGCCGCATGTTGGCCAAGCTGGACCAGTGGCAGATCGCCGACAACACGATCGTAATCTACTTCTGCGATAACGGCCCCAACAGTTGGCGTTGGAACGAAGGGATGAAAGGACGCAAGGGAGCGACCGATGAAGGAGGCGTCCGATCACCGCTGTTTATCCGTTGGCCCAAAAGCATTCCGGCGGGGAAACAAGTTTCTCAAATCGCCGCGGCGATCGATCTGTTACCGACGCTGGCCGAATTGACCGGGCAGAAGGTAGGCGGTTCGAAGCCGTTGGACGGACGTTCGCTCGCACCGCTGCTGACCAGCGACGACGCCGACTGGCCCGATCGCAAGATCGTTTCCCACTGGAAGAATAAGGTCAGCGTTCGCAATCAACGGTTCCGATTGGACAATCGCGGCGAGTTGTTCGAGATCGCAACCGATCCGCAGCAACGCGTCAACGTCGCCGAGAAGTTCCCCGAGGTCATGGCGGAACTGGTCGCGGCGGCCGAATCCTATCAAACCAATGTCGCCGCCGGATACGACGACGACCAGCGTCCCTTCCCAATCGGTCACGCCGATTATCGGTACACGCAAGTCCCCGCTCGCGATGCGAACTTCAACGGCGGGATCCAACGATCCAATCGTTTTCCAAACTGTTCGTATCTGAAGAACTGGACACAAACCGATGAGGTCATCTCCTGGGATGCAACCGTTGGCGCCAGCGGCATCTACGAGGTGCAACTGCATTACACCTGCCCAGCCGAAGATATCGGTTCGACGATCGAACTGTCGTTTGGCGAAAGCAAATTGACGTGCCAATTGACCGAAGCCCACGATCCACCGCTGCGTGGATTCGAGAACGACCGCGTCAAACGCCCCGAATCCTACGTCAAAGATTTTAAAGTCGTCACGCTGGGGCGGATCGAATTGACCGAGGGTCCCGGCCAATTGCAATTGAAGGCGTTGGAGATCCCCGGCGATCAAGTGATGGATTTCCGGCTGTTGTTCTTCACAAAGATCGAATAA
- a CDS encoding SLC13 family permease, translating into MTTDIWIVTCILLATIIAFVLDRFRMDLVAFVSLLALLLTGILSPAEATAGFSNSLVLMIAGLFVVGGAILESGVADVAGRWLGRLGGTSTTRLTVAVMLASALLSAFLSSTGTVAVMLPVVLSLCRRAEVSPSKLLIPLAFAASLGGMLTLIGTPPNMVVNQELRGAGLETFQFFSFAPAGLLMLALGIVFMCTLGTRLLPAQATTAADVGRNQGLVSRPELIHSYGVDGQICEIRIPRGSNFAERTLRELGLRSTFHVNVLAVSTPDKIRSRVRSAIVRKCSPETLLHVGDTLFIKSANEEAISKLIREGLVEMVTTSASLPKVVHLAELIIPPRSKFVARTVRDLDFFRVYGAVVLALRKGNQPVSTRTSDTPLHPGDTLLVAANASALKRLGKSRNDVLLVSEQAEEGDAPLKPVAYWVIGILVGMLIAMSTGLSENVTAVLVAATLMVIAGAFRGTNAYQSINWQSIVLIASVMPLATALDKTGAFDLVVDAIVESPGLTSPWVLLLLLFVVTSILSQAISNTATSVLIAPLALELAAQLDVSPYPLLMGVALAASTAFSTPVASPINALVAGAGSYRFGDFLRVGVPLQLLILIATIAIVPLLFPFSP; encoded by the coding sequence ATGACTACTGACATCTGGATAGTGACGTGTATTCTGCTGGCGACAATCATTGCATTCGTGCTTGACCGTTTCCGGATGGACTTGGTTGCATTTGTTTCGCTGTTGGCGCTTCTGCTCACGGGCATCCTCTCACCAGCGGAAGCAACCGCGGGATTTTCAAACTCGCTGGTCCTGATGATCGCGGGACTCTTCGTGGTGGGGGGAGCGATCCTGGAGTCTGGCGTCGCCGATGTCGCGGGCAGGTGGTTAGGGCGACTTGGCGGTACTTCCACGACCCGGCTAACGGTCGCCGTGATGCTTGCCAGCGCGTTGCTTTCGGCATTTCTCAGTTCGACGGGGACCGTCGCGGTGATGTTGCCGGTTGTCCTGAGTCTCTGTCGCCGCGCCGAAGTTTCGCCGTCCAAGTTGCTGATCCCTTTGGCGTTTGCCGCTTCGCTGGGAGGCATGCTGACGCTGATCGGTACACCGCCCAACATGGTCGTCAATCAGGAGCTACGGGGCGCGGGACTGGAGACCTTTCAATTCTTTTCATTTGCCCCTGCCGGACTTCTGATGCTGGCTCTCGGCATTGTTTTTATGTGTACCCTGGGCACGCGTTTGCTGCCAGCGCAAGCGACCACTGCCGCAGACGTTGGCCGAAATCAAGGTCTCGTGTCACGTCCCGAACTCATTCACAGTTACGGCGTCGACGGACAAATTTGCGAAATCCGTATCCCACGCGGATCGAACTTCGCCGAGCGCACGCTTCGCGAACTTGGCCTCCGTAGCACCTTTCATGTCAACGTGCTGGCCGTTTCCACGCCCGATAAGATTCGATCCCGTGTGCGGTCGGCGATTGTACGCAAATGCTCTCCTGAAACGCTTCTACATGTTGGCGATACGCTATTCATTAAGTCGGCGAACGAGGAAGCCATTTCGAAACTGATCCGCGAAGGGCTGGTCGAGATGGTGACCACGTCGGCGAGCTTGCCAAAGGTCGTCCATCTAGCTGAACTCATCATTCCGCCGCGTTCAAAATTTGTCGCTCGGACCGTACGGGATTTGGATTTCTTTCGTGTGTATGGGGCGGTGGTGCTGGCGCTACGCAAAGGAAACCAACCTGTCAGCACTCGGACATCGGACACTCCCTTGCATCCTGGTGATACGTTGCTGGTCGCGGCTAATGCAAGCGCGTTGAAGCGACTTGGCAAATCGCGAAACGATGTTTTGCTGGTCAGCGAGCAAGCCGAAGAAGGAGACGCGCCGCTCAAGCCGGTTGCCTACTGGGTCATCGGCATCCTGGTTGGAATGCTGATTGCGATGAGTACCGGCCTCTCGGAAAACGTAACCGCCGTGCTGGTGGCCGCGACTTTGATGGTGATTGCTGGAGCGTTTCGTGGAACCAATGCTTACCAGAGCATCAACTGGCAGAGCATTGTGCTGATTGCGTCCGTCATGCCGCTGGCGACCGCGCTCGATAAGACCGGGGCATTCGATTTGGTGGTGGACGCGATTGTGGAGAGCCCTGGCCTGACGAGTCCGTGGGTACTTCTGTTGTTGCTCTTCGTGGTGACCTCGATCCTAAGTCAAGCGATCTCTAATACCGCGACCAGTGTCCTGATCGCACCGCTTGCACTCGAACTTGCCGCGCAGCTTGACGTCTCGCCCTATCCATTGCTGATGGGTGTCGCGTTAGCGGCGTCGACGGCATTTTCCACGCCCGTTGCATCGCCGATCAACGCTTTGGTCGCTGGTGCAGGAAGCTATCGATTCGGAGACTTCTTAAGAGTAGGCGTTCCGCTTCAACTGCTGATTCTCATCGCGACAATCGCCATTGTGCCGTTGCTTTTTCCGTTTAGCCCATGA